A single region of the Undibacterium piscinae genome encodes:
- a CDS encoding rRNA pseudouridine synthase, whose translation MTELLRLSKRMSELGLCSRREADEWIARGWVRVDGKIVSELGSKVFPHQRVSVERQAAAEQSKRVTILINKPVGLVSGQAEDGHQPAIALVKAENRWAECAVNNQFHPTQLISLVAAGRLDIDSVGLLVLTQDGRIAKHLIGQDTSVEKEYLVRVQYTKPGRLPEKDLRLLNHGLSLDGKKLIPAKVRWQNDDQLNFILKEGKKRQIRRMCEMVGLEVLGLKRVRIGKVKLGKLPEGQWRYLQDDEQF comes from the coding sequence ATGACCGAATTATTACGCCTCTCCAAAAGAATGTCAGAACTAGGGCTTTGCTCCCGCCGTGAAGCGGACGAATGGATAGCACGAGGCTGGGTGCGTGTCGACGGAAAGATTGTATCTGAACTAGGCAGTAAAGTATTTCCCCATCAACGCGTATCTGTTGAGCGTCAGGCAGCCGCAGAGCAGTCTAAACGTGTCACCATCCTAATTAACAAGCCCGTTGGACTGGTCAGCGGACAGGCGGAGGATGGTCATCAGCCTGCCATCGCCCTAGTCAAGGCCGAAAACCGATGGGCTGAATGCGCCGTCAATAATCAGTTCCACCCCACCCAGCTCATTAGCTTGGTAGCCGCCGGACGCCTGGACATCGACTCAGTTGGATTACTAGTACTAACTCAAGACGGCCGCATAGCAAAACATCTGATAGGACAAGACACCTCCGTTGAAAAAGAATATTTGGTACGCGTGCAATACACAAAACCAGGACGACTGCCAGAGAAAGACTTGCGCCTGCTCAATCACGGACTAAGCCTGGATGGAAAGAAACTCATTCCGGCAAAGGTGCGCTGGCAAAATGACGACCAACTTAACTTCATACTCAAAGAAGGAAAGAAGCGCCAGATCCGCCGTATGTGTGAAATGGTAGGCTTGGAAGTGCTGGGATTAAAACGGGTACGCATCGGGAAGGTGAAGTTAGGTAAGCTCCCGGAAGGCCAATGGCGCTACTTGCAGGATGATGAGCAATTTTAA
- a CDS encoding [protein-PII] uridylyltransferase, with the protein MTTLLPALAFKQELKTAQQLAIAAFKDNSKAELLLRNLCRCVDGVLGRIWKSFDFPKTTALVAVGGYGRGELFPYSDVDVLILLAAPPDNELTEKLESLVQILWDIGLDIGHSIRTVDECMNEAAADITVKTSLLEARLLTGSRNLFRELQERYDSEINPQQFFQAKLLELQQRHVKYEDTPYSLEPNCKESPGGLRDLQVILWVAKAAKLGNSWRELAERGLITSTEAHQLKRNERAFKDIRIRLHIHAGRREDRLIFDVQTSIAETFGFKTTESRRASEYLMQRYYWAAKAVTQLNTILLQNIESSLFPQPSVAHKVNERFNEVNGFIDIANDDTFEATPSAMLEVFLLLAQHSELKGMTARTLRALWHARFLIDTGFRHDIFNRALFLQILQSPQGITHALRNMNQMSILGRYLPNFRRIIGQMQHDLFHAYTVDQHILMVVRNLRRFTMTEHAHEYPFCSQLMANFTQPWVLYIAALFHDIAKGRNGDHSTLGMVDAKKFCHDHGISKANSELIIFLVKNHLTMSHVAQKQDLSDPDVIQEFASLVKDERHLTALYLLTVSDIRGTSPKVWNAWKGKLLEDLYRITLRVLGGEPPSKDRELKNRQQDALKALRLHGLPSNAHEKLWQQLDMAYFLRHDASDIAWQTRALHDRIDSLSPVVKSRLSPIGEGLQVTVYVKDQADLFARICNYFDSKNFGILDAKIHTTKSGYALDTFLITEPAFANNYRDIINLIEHELAEILQLQTPLSPPNRGRLSRLSRTFPLIPSVDLRPDEKGQYYLLSISANDRNGLLYAIANVLTKYKINLHTAKIMTLGERVEDVFLVDGAALQSARTQIQFETDLLEALRI; encoded by the coding sequence ATGACTACGCTTCTCCCTGCGCTGGCCTTCAAGCAAGAGCTGAAGACGGCTCAGCAACTTGCGATCGCGGCATTCAAAGACAACTCGAAAGCTGAACTTTTACTGCGCAATCTTTGCCGTTGCGTCGATGGCGTCTTAGGGCGCATATGGAAGAGCTTTGACTTCCCGAAAACGACCGCCTTAGTCGCCGTTGGCGGCTATGGTCGCGGGGAGTTATTTCCCTATTCTGATGTGGATGTTTTAATCCTGCTTGCAGCGCCACCAGATAATGAGTTAACTGAGAAGCTTGAAAGTCTGGTGCAAATCTTATGGGATATCGGCCTCGATATCGGCCATAGCATACGCACGGTCGACGAGTGCATGAATGAGGCGGCAGCCGACATCACCGTCAAAACTAGTCTACTGGAAGCGCGCCTGCTAACCGGCAGCAGAAATCTGTTTCGCGAACTCCAGGAACGCTACGACAGCGAAATAAATCCGCAGCAGTTTTTCCAGGCAAAATTACTGGAGCTACAGCAACGGCACGTCAAATATGAAGATACCCCTTATAGCCTGGAGCCTAATTGCAAAGAGAGCCCTGGCGGACTACGTGATTTACAAGTAATACTCTGGGTCGCAAAAGCAGCGAAACTGGGCAATTCTTGGCGTGAGTTAGCGGAACGGGGCTTAATTACATCAACTGAAGCGCACCAACTAAAACGCAATGAACGCGCCTTCAAGGATATCCGGATACGTTTGCACATCCATGCCGGCCGCCGAGAAGATCGCTTGATTTTTGATGTACAAACCTCCATAGCGGAGACCTTTGGCTTCAAAACCACTGAATCGCGTCGCGCCAGCGAATATCTGATGCAGCGCTATTACTGGGCAGCGAAAGCGGTAACGCAACTCAACACCATCTTGCTACAAAACATTGAGTCCAGCCTCTTTCCGCAACCATCAGTTGCGCATAAGGTCAACGAGCGATTCAACGAAGTCAATGGCTTCATAGACATCGCCAACGACGACACCTTTGAAGCGACCCCTTCTGCAATGCTTGAGGTGTTTTTATTGCTTGCACAACACAGCGAACTAAAGGGAATGACCGCCAGGACACTACGTGCCTTGTGGCACGCACGTTTCTTGATTGATACCGGCTTTCGTCACGACATTTTTAACCGGGCGCTATTTTTACAAATATTACAATCTCCACAAGGCATTACCCACGCCTTAAGGAACATGAACCAGATGAGCATTCTGGGGCGCTATTTACCAAACTTCCGGCGCATCATCGGGCAGATGCAACATGACCTATTTCATGCCTATACGGTCGATCAGCACATCCTGATGGTAGTGCGCAATCTGCGTCGCTTTACGATGACCGAGCACGCCCACGAGTATCCGTTTTGCAGCCAGTTAATGGCCAATTTTACCCAACCCTGGGTGCTATATATTGCGGCGCTATTTCACGACATCGCCAAGGGACGTAACGGCGACCACTCGACGCTAGGCATGGTTGATGCCAAAAAGTTTTGCCATGACCACGGCATCTCAAAAGCAAACTCGGAACTCATCATATTTTTGGTGAAAAATCATTTGACGATGTCACATGTCGCCCAAAAACAAGATTTGTCCGATCCGGATGTCATCCAAGAATTCGCCAGTTTAGTCAAGGATGAGCGCCATCTTACTGCCTTGTATTTATTGACAGTGTCAGATATCCGCGGCACCAGCCCGAAAGTCTGGAATGCCTGGAAAGGCAAGTTACTTGAGGACTTATATCGCATCACATTGCGCGTCCTTGGCGGTGAGCCGCCATCAAAAGACAGGGAACTTAAAAATCGCCAACAAGATGCATTGAAAGCTCTTCGCTTACATGGTTTGCCAAGTAATGCACATGAAAAATTATGGCAACAACTGGATATGGCCTATTTTTTACGCCACGACGCGTCGGATATTGCATGGCAGACCAGAGCCCTGCACGACCGCATCGACAGCCTATCTCCAGTCGTCAAAAGCAGATTATCACCGATAGGCGAAGGCCTGCAAGTCACCGTTTACGTAAAAGATCAGGCCGACTTATTTGCACGCATTTGCAATTATTTTGACAGTAAAAATTTTGGCATTCTTGATGCGAAAATTCACACAACGAAAAGTGGCTACGCCTTAGATACCTTCCTGATAACCGAACCCGCATTTGCAAATAATTATCGGGACATTATCAATCTGATTGAACATGAATTAGCCGAAATTTTGCAGTTGCAAACCCCTTTATCACCGCCCAATCGCGGTCGTCTGTCTCGGCTTTCCAGAACTTTCCCGTTAATCCCTAGCGTCGATCTGCGTCCCGATGAAAAAGGACAATACTATCTCCTGTCAATTTCAGCAAATGATAGAAATGGGCTGCTATATGCGATCGCCAACGTATTAACTAAATACAAAATCAATCTACACACCGCCAAAATTATGACTCTCGGTGAGCGGGTTGAAGACGTATTTCTGGTCGATGGTGCGGCACTGCAAAGCGCCCGCACCCAAATCCAATTCGAGACGGATTTATTGGAAGCTTTACGCATATAG
- the map gene encoding type I methionyl aminopeptidase, whose translation MTSISIKTPEDIAGMRIAGRLGSEVLDYITPFVKVGVTTGEIDRLCHEYMLNVQGTIPAPLNYCPPGYTPYPKAICTSVNDVICHGIPGDKVLKSGDSVNLDITVIKDGYHGDNSRMFLVGEPSILTKRLSEITYECMWLGISKVKPGNHLGDIGHIIQQHAEKSGYSVVREFCGHGIGKVFHEEPQILHYGRPGTLDKLAPGMIFTIEPMINAGRREIREMGDGWTIKTKDRSLSAQWEHTILVTETGYEVLTLSAGSPPPPAFITNV comes from the coding sequence ATGACCTCTATTTCAATTAAAACTCCGGAAGATATCGCAGGAATGCGTATCGCGGGCCGACTCGGCTCTGAAGTACTCGATTACATTACCCCATTTGTTAAAGTCGGCGTAACAACTGGCGAAATCGATAGGCTTTGCCATGAATACATGCTGAATGTCCAGGGAACCATTCCGGCTCCGCTCAATTACTGCCCTCCCGGATATACACCTTATCCAAAAGCAATTTGCACTTCCGTCAATGATGTAATTTGCCACGGCATTCCGGGCGATAAAGTATTGAAAAGCGGTGACTCCGTCAACCTTGACATTACTGTTATCAAAGACGGCTATCATGGCGATAACAGCAGGATGTTTTTAGTTGGCGAACCGTCTATTCTTACAAAAAGATTGAGCGAAATCACCTACGAATGCATGTGGCTGGGCATTTCAAAAGTGAAGCCTGGCAACCATCTTGGCGACATTGGCCACATCATTCAGCAACACGCTGAAAAATCCGGTTACAGCGTAGTCAGGGAATTTTGCGGTCACGGCATCGGCAAGGTTTTCCACGAAGAGCCACAAATTCTGCATTACGGACGCCCGGGCACACTCGACAAACTTGCGCCTGGCATGATATTTACCATTGAGCCTATGATTAACGCCGGTCGCCGGGAAATTCGTGAAATGGGTGACGGCTGGACCATTAAAACCAAAGACCGCAGCCTTTCCGCACAATGGGAACACACTATTCTGGTAACAGAAACAGGCTATGAAGTACTAACGCTGTCCGCAGGATCACCTCCTCCACCGGCATTTATCACAAATGTTTAA
- the rpsB gene encoding 30S ribosomal protein S2: MSVTMREMLEAGVHFGHQTRFWNPKMAPFIFGHRNKIHIINLEKTLGMYQEAMKYVRQLSSNRGTVLMVGTKRQARELIAAEAQRAGMPYVDQRWLGGMLTNFKTVKTSIKRLKDMEVMIEDGSVEKLSKKEALMFQREMIKLQKSIGGIKDMAGVPDAIFVVDVGFHKGAITEAAKLGIPVVGIVDTNHSPEGVTYIIPGNDDSSKAIALYARGVADAILEGRANAVNEVLEAVKPSADEFVEVEQA; encoded by the coding sequence ATGTCTGTAACAATGCGCGAAATGTTGGAAGCTGGTGTCCATTTTGGTCATCAAACCCGTTTTTGGAATCCAAAAATGGCCCCTTTCATTTTTGGTCATCGCAATAAAATCCATATTATCAATCTGGAAAAAACCCTGGGTATGTACCAGGAAGCAATGAAGTATGTTCGTCAATTGTCTTCCAATCGTGGTACGGTACTTATGGTTGGCACTAAGCGTCAAGCGCGCGAGTTGATCGCAGCTGAAGCGCAACGTGCTGGTATGCCTTACGTTGATCAGCGTTGGTTGGGCGGTATGCTGACTAACTTCAAAACAGTTAAAACATCTATCAAGCGTCTGAAAGACATGGAAGTAATGATTGAAGATGGTTCTGTAGAGAAGTTGTCAAAGAAAGAAGCGTTGATGTTTCAACGTGAAATGATTAAATTGCAGAAGTCCATCGGCGGTATTAAAGATATGGCTGGCGTTCCTGATGCTATTTTCGTTGTGGATGTTGGTTTCCACAAAGGCGCAATCACTGAAGCCGCAAAATTGGGTATTCCAGTTGTTGGTATCGTAGATACTAACCATTCCCCTGAAGGTGTTACTTACATCATTCCTGGTAATGATGATTCATCTAAGGCTATCGCTTTGTACGCACGCGGTGTCGCTGATGCTATCTTGGAAGGTCGCGCCAATGCTGTGAATGAAGTGCTTGAGGCTGTTAAGCCAAGTGCTGATGAGTTTGTTGAAGTTGAGCAGGCTTAA
- a CDS encoding elongation factor Ts, producing MAAITAAMVGELRAKTDAPMMECKKALTEAEGNMERAEEILRVKLGGKASKAASRITAEGVVASVISGNVGALIEVNCETDFVTKNDDFIAFANACAKIVAEQNPADVAALLALPLNDSTVDTVRAALIGKIGENMSIRRFQRFETNSKLTSYLHGTRIGVVVEFDAADEQVGKDVAMHIAAMKPVSLSVEQVPAELIEKERSVASLKAAESGKPADIVTKMVEGSIQKFLKEVSLLNQTFVKNDKQTVEQMLKSVDASVKAFTMYVVGEGIEKKQDDFAAEVAAQVAAAKQA from the coding sequence ATGGCCGCGATTACAGCAGCGATGGTAGGTGAATTGCGCGCAAAGACTGATGCGCCGATGATGGAATGCAAAAAGGCATTGACCGAAGCCGAAGGCAATATGGAACGTGCAGAAGAAATTCTGCGTGTGAAATTGGGCGGCAAGGCTTCCAAGGCTGCATCCCGTATTACTGCTGAAGGTGTTGTTGCTTCAGTAATCTCAGGTAATGTTGGTGCGCTGATCGAAGTTAACTGTGAAACAGACTTCGTTACAAAAAATGATGATTTCATCGCTTTTGCAAATGCATGCGCCAAGATTGTTGCTGAGCAAAATCCAGCAGATGTTGCCGCTTTGCTGGCACTTCCATTGAATGATTCTACCGTAGATACAGTTCGCGCTGCTTTGATCGGGAAAATTGGCGAAAACATGTCTATCCGTCGCTTCCAGCGCTTTGAGACAAATTCCAAGTTGACATCGTATTTGCACGGCACTCGTATTGGTGTTGTGGTTGAATTTGATGCGGCTGATGAGCAAGTTGGTAAAGATGTTGCAATGCATATTGCAGCAATGAAGCCAGTTTCCTTATCAGTTGAGCAGGTTCCTGCTGAATTGATTGAGAAAGAGCGCTCGGTAGCATCGTTGAAAGCCGCTGAATCAGGTAAGCCAGCTGATATCGTGACGAAAATGGTTGAAGGTTCTATTCAGAAGTTTTTGAAAGAAGTTTCACTGTTGAATCAAACTTTCGTTAAGAACGATAAGCAAACTGTTGAGCAAATGCTGAAATCAGTTGACGCTTCTGTTAAGGCATTCACTATGTATGTGGTTGGTGAAGGCATAGAGAAGAAGCAGGATGATTTTGCAGCAGAGGTGGCCGCTCAGGTTGCCGCTGCGAAGCAAGCGTAA
- a CDS encoding UMP kinase: protein MTKPAYKRVLLKLSGEALMGDDAYGINRSTIERMVADVAEISKMGVELAIVIGGGNIFRGVAPGAQGMDRATADYMGMLATVMNALALGDAMRQAGVVARVMSAIGIEQVVEPYVRPKALQYLEEGKVVIFAAGTGNPFFTTDTAAALRGSEIGAEIVLKATKVDGVYTADPKKDPSATRYSTISFDEAISRHLQVMDATAFALCRDQKLPIKVFSIVKPGALKNLIMGGDEGTLVHV, encoded by the coding sequence GTGACTAAACCTGCATATAAACGTGTGCTTTTGAAACTCTCTGGCGAAGCATTGATGGGTGATGATGCTTATGGCATCAATCGCTCGACAATTGAACGTATGGTGGCCGATGTCGCCGAAATTTCCAAAATGGGCGTGGAGTTAGCCATTGTTATTGGTGGCGGCAATATTTTTCGTGGCGTTGCGCCAGGTGCTCAGGGTATGGATAGGGCAACCGCTGATTACATGGGGATGTTGGCGACAGTAATGAATGCCTTGGCTTTGGGTGATGCGATGCGCCAGGCCGGAGTGGTCGCTCGTGTGATGTCCGCTATCGGGATTGAGCAAGTGGTAGAACCTTATGTGCGACCTAAAGCATTGCAGTATCTGGAAGAGGGTAAGGTTGTTATATTCGCGGCAGGTACTGGAAATCCATTTTTCACTACTGATACCGCAGCAGCCTTGCGTGGTTCTGAAATTGGCGCTGAAATCGTCTTAAAGGCTACCAAGGTCGACGGCGTTTACACTGCCGATCCGAAAAAGGATCCAAGTGCGACACGTTACTCGACAATTTCCTTTGATGAGGCGATTTCTCGTCACTTGCAGGTAATGGATGCAACAGCTTTTGCGCTTTGCAGGGATCAAAAATTGCCGATTAAGGTGTTTTCTATCGTTAAGCCAGGTGCCTTGAAAAATCTGATTATGGGTGGGGACGAGGGTACCCTTGTCCACGTATAA
- the frr gene encoding ribosome recycling factor: protein MTIIDVKKNTEQRMQKSLETLKVDLSKVRTGRAHTGILDHVMVDYYGAPTNITQVANVTLIDARTIGVQPWEKKMITTIEKAIRDADLGLNPATQGEMIRVPTPPLTEERRKEMVKLVKTEGEDAKIAIRNIRRDANESLKKLVKDKACSEDDERRAQDEIQKLTDKFVSDVDKALADKEKEVLTV, encoded by the coding sequence ATGACCATCATTGATGTAAAAAAGAATACCGAGCAAAGAATGCAAAAGTCGCTTGAGACTTTGAAGGTAGACCTTTCTAAAGTCCGCACCGGGCGTGCGCATACCGGCATTCTTGACCATGTCATGGTCGATTATTATGGTGCACCTACCAATATTACCCAAGTGGCAAATGTAACCCTGATTGATGCGCGCACGATAGGCGTACAACCTTGGGAAAAGAAAATGATTACGACCATTGAGAAAGCGATTCGCGATGCCGACTTGGGCTTGAATCCTGCCACTCAGGGCGAGATGATCCGTGTGCCGACTCCACCATTGACAGAAGAGCGCCGCAAGGAAATGGTTAAGTTGGTTAAGACCGAAGGCGAAGATGCAAAGATTGCGATTCGCAATATTCGCCGCGATGCGAATGAGTCCTTGAAAAAACTCGTGAAAGATAAGGCTTGCTCTGAAGATGACGAGCGTCGTGCTCAGGATGAGATTCAAAAACTGACCGATAAATTTGTTTCTGATGTGGATAAGGCGCTTGCTGATAAGGAAAAAGAAGTGTTGACCGTGTAG
- the uppS gene encoding di-trans,poly-cis-decaprenylcistransferase has product MVHISSTKEVPLVGAIPKHIAIIMDGNGRWATKRFLPRVAGHVKGVEAVRDVVKACVRRDVKFLTLFAFSSENWRRPAEEVSLLMRLFVTALDKEVKRMHVNGIRLKVVGDLSRFDAKLQQTIQDAEALTAGNPGLTVTICANYGGRWDIVQAFNRLRQDLKADDVVTEDQLAPYLSMAYAPEPDLFIRTGGETRISNFLLWQLAYSELYFTDTFWPDFGADALDESIKSYQARERRFGRTSAQVSDQLK; this is encoded by the coding sequence ATGGTTCACATTAGTTCTACTAAAGAAGTGCCCCTAGTTGGGGCGATTCCAAAACATATTGCGATCATTATGGATGGCAATGGGCGGTGGGCAACTAAACGGTTCCTGCCGCGAGTGGCTGGCCATGTCAAGGGCGTAGAGGCCGTGCGCGATGTGGTCAAGGCTTGCGTCAGGCGCGACGTAAAATTCTTGACCTTGTTCGCGTTCAGTTCGGAAAACTGGCGCCGGCCGGCAGAGGAAGTCTCACTCTTGATGCGGCTTTTCGTCACTGCACTTGATAAGGAAGTCAAACGTATGCACGTCAATGGCATTCGTCTCAAGGTCGTTGGCGACTTATCTCGATTTGACGCAAAGCTACAGCAGACCATACAAGATGCCGAGGCGCTAACTGCGGGTAATCCCGGACTCACGGTCACTATCTGTGCCAACTACGGTGGTCGTTGGGATATCGTGCAGGCGTTTAATCGTCTTCGGCAAGACCTTAAGGCGGATGATGTGGTTACTGAAGACCAACTTGCGCCTTATTTGTCTATGGCCTACGCGCCCGAACCCGATTTGTTCATACGTACCGGCGGCGAGACCCGCATTTCCAATTTTTTACTGTGGCAATTAGCTTACAGTGAACTCTATTTTACCGATACCTTTTGGCCCGATTTTGGCGCTGATGCGTTAGACGAATCGATTAAATCTTACCAGGCAAGAGAGCGACGGTTTGGTCGTACCAGTGCCCAGGTAAGCGACCAGTTAAAATAA